One stretch of Halichoerus grypus chromosome 10, mHalGry1.hap1.1, whole genome shotgun sequence DNA includes these proteins:
- the STMN3 gene encoding stathmin-3 — MASTLSAYKEKMKELSVLSLICSCFYSQPHPNTIYQYGDMEVKQLDKRASGQSFEVILKSPSDLSPESPVLSSPPKRKDTSLEELQKRLEAAEERRKTQEAQVLKQLAERREHEREVLHKALEENNNFSRLAEEKLNYKMELSKEIREAHLAALRERLREKELHAAEVRRNKEQREEMSG; from the exons ATGGCCAGCACCCTGTCCG CCTACAAGGAGAAGATGAAGGAGTTGTCAGTGCTGTCGCTCATCTGCTCCTGTTTCTACTCACAGCCGCACCCCAACACCATCTACCAGTATGGGG ACATGGAGGTGAAGCAGCTGGACAAGAGGGCCTCTGGCCAGAGCTTCGAGGTCATCCTCAAGTCCCCTTCTGACCTGTCCCCCGAGAGCCCAgtgctctcctctccccccaagAGGAAGGACACCTCCCTGGAGGAACTGCAGAAGCGGCTGGAGGCAGCTGAGGAGCGAAGGAAG ACGCAGGAGGCGCAGGTGCTAAAGCAGCTGGCTGAGCGGCGCGAGCACGAGCGCGAGGTGCTGCACAAGGCGCTGGAGGAGAACAACAACTTCAGTCGCCTGGCGGAGGAGAAGCTCAACTACAAGATGGAGCTCAGCAAGGAGATCCGCGAGGCGCACCTGGCAGCGCTGCGCGAGCGGCTGCGCGAGAAG GAGCTGCACGCAGCTGAGGTGCGCAGGAACAAGGAGCAGCGAGAGGAGATGTCCGGCTAA